Proteins from a genomic interval of Flammeovirgaceae bacterium SG7u.111:
- a CDS encoding DUF5367 family protein — MDIKRLILAAVVAWCLGVSAYSCSYLFTLLNDPEMQANIILTIALIPSAIIGARFYYAKEEVNGFKLGSMMFLVTMCLDALITVPLLIIPSGGSYLSFFSDLGFWLIAVEYILVVGTYSAYLARSRKRQVF; from the coding sequence ATGGATATAAAACGATTAATTCTCGCAGCGGTCGTTGCGTGGTGCTTAGGAGTAAGTGCTTATTCTTGCTCTTACTTATTCACCTTGTTGAACGACCCTGAAATGCAAGCGAATATTATACTTACCATTGCGCTAATTCCAAGCGCTATTATTGGAGCAAGATTTTACTATGCAAAAGAGGAAGTGAACGGCTTCAAACTAGGAAGTATGATGTTTTTGGTCACCATGTGTTTAGATGCGCTAATTACCGTCCCCTTACTGATTATTCCAAGTGGAGGAAGCTACCTTTCCTTCTTCTCAGATCTTGGATTTTGGTTGATTGCCGTGGAGTATATTTTGGTAGTAGGAACCTATTCGGCTTATCTAGCTCGGTCTCGTAAAAGACAAGTTTTTTGA
- a CDS encoding glycoside hydrolase family 43 protein produces MNLIVFKTFVMFTMAFAFSFQVSSQSFQFDNPLAEERADPWVYKTEDGIYYLIATVPAYDRIVIRKADSINGLKGAKEKEVWHKHDKGVMSHHIWAPELHRIDGKWYIYFAAGEAENIWNIRMWALSNSSDDPMEGEWKEEGRIMTDRDSFSLDATSFVHKGKRYMIWAQNITEGKQGTALVMSEMKDPTTLKGPEVVLTEPEFSWEKVKYNVNEGPAVINRNGKIFVTYSASATNSNYCLGLLWIDEDTDLLDVNNWHKSPGPVFHSNEDVKRFGPGHNSFTTAEDGETVIMIYHARDYKGIKGDELSDPNRATRAREVKWTPSGFPDFMQKKED; encoded by the coding sequence ATGAATTTAATTGTATTTAAGACATTTGTAATGTTCACAATGGCTTTTGCCTTCTCATTTCAAGTGAGCTCACAATCCTTCCAGTTTGATAATCCACTAGCTGAAGAACGTGCCGACCCTTGGGTATATAAAACTGAAGATGGTATCTATTATTTAATTGCCACCGTTCCTGCCTACGACCGTATTGTAATCAGGAAAGCTGACAGCATAAATGGTTTGAAAGGTGCAAAAGAAAAAGAGGTTTGGCACAAGCACGACAAAGGTGTGATGAGCCACCACATTTGGGCACCTGAGTTACACAGAATTGATGGCAAATGGTATATCTATTTTGCCGCAGGTGAAGCTGAAAATATTTGGAATATCAGAATGTGGGCGCTGTCCAATTCTTCGGATGACCCAATGGAGGGAGAATGGAAAGAAGAAGGAAGAATAATGACCGACAGAGATTCTTTCTCTTTGGACGCTACCTCTTTTGTGCACAAAGGCAAAAGGTACATGATATGGGCACAGAACATTACAGAGGGAAAACAAGGAACTGCTTTGGTGATGTCAGAAATGAAAGACCCTACTACGCTCAAAGGACCAGAAGTGGTATTGACAGAGCCTGAGTTTTCTTGGGAAAAAGTAAAATACAATGTAAACGAAGGCCCTGCAGTGATCAATAGAAATGGGAAAATCTTTGTTACCTATTCGGCAAGTGCTACCAATTCCAATTACTGCTTGGGCTTGCTTTGGATAGATGAAGATACCGACCTGTTGGACGTCAACAACTGGCACAAATCTCCTGGACCTGTTTTCCATTCCAATGAAGATGTAAAAAGGTTTGGCCCTGGGCACAATTCATTCACCACCGCCGAAGATGGAGAAACCGTCATCATGATTTACCATGCACGTGATTATAAGGGAATAAAAGGAGATGAATTGTCAGACCCGAACCGTGCTACTCGTGCCCGTGAAGTAAAATGGACACCAAGTGGTTTCCCTGATTTTATGCAAAAGAAGGAAGACTAA
- a CDS encoding glycosyl hydrolase family 28 protein: MKLLSTLTICIVGLALFSCSPKTDTPPPIPPLTADVFPDGTEIPDWFSDTTKITLAELGTQFIITDYGVKEDSTVLQTEAIQQTIDNAAEQGGGVVIIPKGVYLSGALFFKPKTSLYLAEGAVLKGSDKIEDYPKIPSRMEGQNLAYFPALINAYGVDGFSISGKGTLNGNGMNYWKAFWQRREENPDCTNLEVSRPRLVFIWDCDNVQLQDVKLINAGFWSSHYYQCNNVKILDLFIYSPYQPIKAPSTDAIDLDVCSNVLIKDCYMSVNDDAIALKGGKGPLADKDSLNGENTNIIIENCEFGFCHSALTCGSESIHNKNIIMRDCFVTEAKRLLWLKMRDDTPQKYEYITVKNIKGQVHSCIYVKPWSQFFDLKGQTERPISTGEHVTMSNLDLKCDIFFDVKTNEFNQLSHFVFEDMVIETKNPEVDKSIIEDFTLKNVMVNNSLVQ, translated from the coding sequence ATGAAACTATTATCGACATTAACTATCTGCATAGTAGGCTTAGCCCTATTTTCTTGCTCGCCCAAAACGGATACCCCACCACCCATTCCTCCTCTCACCGCCGATGTATTTCCCGATGGCACAGAAATTCCTGACTGGTTTTCCGACACTACCAAAATTACCTTAGCTGAACTAGGAACACAATTCATCATTACTGACTATGGAGTGAAGGAGGACAGCACTGTGCTCCAAACCGAAGCTATTCAGCAGACAATTGACAATGCTGCCGAACAAGGTGGAGGCGTGGTCATAATTCCTAAAGGAGTTTATTTGAGCGGAGCTTTGTTCTTCAAACCGAAAACCTCTCTCTACCTTGCCGAAGGAGCTGTGCTGAAAGGCTCGGACAAGATTGAGGATTATCCTAAAATACCTTCGAGAATGGAAGGGCAAAACTTGGCCTATTTCCCAGCCTTGATCAACGCCTATGGCGTAGATGGCTTTAGTATTTCGGGAAAAGGAACGCTCAATGGAAATGGTATGAACTATTGGAAAGCTTTTTGGCAGCGCCGAGAAGAAAACCCTGACTGCACCAACTTAGAGGTTTCCCGACCTCGCTTGGTGTTCATTTGGGACTGTGATAATGTCCAATTGCAAGATGTAAAATTGATCAATGCTGGATTTTGGTCAAGCCATTATTACCAGTGCAACAATGTGAAAATACTCGACCTTTTTATCTACTCGCCTTACCAGCCCATAAAGGCGCCAAGCACCGATGCAATTGACCTTGACGTATGTTCGAATGTGCTAATAAAAGACTGCTACATGTCCGTGAACGACGATGCAATTGCCTTGAAAGGAGGAAAAGGTCCCTTAGCCGACAAAGACAGCCTCAACGGGGAGAACACCAATATCATTATAGAAAATTGTGAATTTGGCTTTTGCCACTCTGCTCTTACCTGCGGCAGTGAATCTATCCACAACAAGAACATCATTATGCGGGATTGTTTTGTGACCGAAGCAAAAAGGCTCTTATGGCTTAAAATGAGAGATGACACTCCACAGAAATACGAATACATCACCGTAAAAAACATCAAAGGACAAGTCCATAGCTGTATTTATGTAAAACCTTGGAGTCAGTTCTTCGATCTTAAAGGACAAACAGAAAGACCCATTTCGACTGGGGAACATGTAACCATGAGCAACTTGGACTTGAAATGTGATATCTTTTTCGATGTGAAAACGAATGAGTTCAACCAGCTTTCGCATTTCGTTTTTGAGGACATGGTGATTGAGACTAAAAATCCTGAGGTAGATAAAAGCATCATTGAGGATTTTACACTCAAAAATGTAATGGTAAACAACAGTCTGGTTCAGTAA